The Nocardioides marmorisolisilvae genomic interval TACCCGAGAGCGCCACGGTCTCCATCTCTGAGTGCCAGTGATGCTTCCGCCTCGACTGGATCGTCGAACCGCACGACCTCGTCGAGTCGTACGGCGCCATGTGTACGAGCGATGTCGCGGAGAACACCGCCTGCGCCGATGGCCGCGAGCTGCTGGTCGTCGCCGATGAGCCGCACGGTGGCGCCGCGCTCGATCGCGAAGGTGATCACCCGATCGAGGGTGATGGTATCCGCCATACCCGCCTCGTCGAGGACGAGCAAAGTCTCCGGACCGATGGCCGCCGCGAGCGGCGAATCGGGTCTTGCGTCGAGGTCGTGAACGAGCTTGGCGAGGGTCTCGCAAGGCATGCCGGTGGCGTCACGAAGCGCGGCTGCCGCGGCTGCCGACGTGGTGAGGCCAAGTGCGTTGGCACCAGCTTCCGTCCACACGCCGGCGAGGACCCGCATCGCGATCGTCTTGCCTGCCCCGGCGGGTGCGAGGGCGAGCTGCACGCGTCGGCCGCTGGTAGCCAGTTCACGGACCAGCCCTTCTTGGCCGGCGTTGAGTTCGGTGCCGTCGAGGTGGGAGGCCAGGATGGCCAGCTCAACGTCGTCGGTCGACCAGGCCACCGCGTCGATACTCCCGGCTGCCTCGATGACGCGGGCCTCGGCGTCGAGGACGCGAGTGGTGGTGAAGTGGTCACGTCCGGTGTGGCGGTAGACGCTGGTCCCGTCAGAGCGACGCAAGCCCTCCGGCTCGCTGATCGGGTCGAGTTCTGGCGTGAGATTGATCGTCAGTTCCGAGACCTCGTCGACGACCCAGCCGACGGCCTCCGCCATCGGCCCAGGGGAGAGGTCAGTGCCACGGATCTGACGCTGAACTTCGGCGTAGACGTGCCAGGACTCCCATGTAGCCCGGTGCGCCTCGAGTTCGCCGAGCACACGCTCGGCCATCTCCCGAACCCACGAAGTCGACACCTCGGTCTGCGGAGAAGTGCGCTTGGGGTGGAGAGCGGCCTGGACCATCCGATCGACGGCGTGTGGGGATCTGAGCACGTCGACGGCTTGGCCTCGCCAGGTCGCCCGCTGCTCGGCGAGTGATCGCGGCTCGTGCTTGGCCTGACGGGTCTCCAGATTCGCCTGCTGTGCAAGGGCGACCGCTTCGACTGGCGTGGGCGTCCGGCCGTGGGCGTCGCGGAACTCACGAGTCAGCTCGCGTTGGCGAGCGACAATGTCGGCCCGCCGGCGGGACCATGCCTCGCAGAGTCCGCGATCGACGCCGACGATCTCACGAATCGGCCGCTTCTCCCGATCCACGCCTGAGCGCTCGGCGAAGAGGACGCCGAGCGCCTCGACCAGGTGACCCTCCAGCGCGGTGTTGTAGGTCTCTGACGCGGCGACCACGTGCTGGTGCAGCACACGCCCGTAGATCGAGAGCCACTTGCCCTGCTTGGTCTGCACCTTGTTCGCGACCGCCACGTGCGTGTGCAGGTCCGGGTCGCCAGCGCGCGAGTCGCGGTGGGCAAAGGAAGCGGCGATGAGTCCGCGCGTTTCGACCTGGCGGGCACCGTCCTTGCCCTCGCGGGTGAAGAGGGCGTGCTCTTCGATGAATGCCAGTGCATCGGCCACCGCGGCTTGGTGGGCCTGTTCGACCTGCGTTGCGACCTCGGGCGGGGCAACCGCCCACAAGGCGGAGACCGACTTGACCGGGCTGAAAGTCAGATCGAAGCCGGCCACGGCCGTCTGCCGGGGGCGTGAGTACCTGGCCACCGCGGCCGAAAGTTCCCTCGACGTCGCGGGTTCGTGACCGTTCTCGGCGACGAAGAACTCCTGTCCTGCGGTCGCCCGAGCGTCCGCGCGGTCAGCATGCGTCGGATGAGTGGTATGGCTGAGCAGTTCGTCGACCCGGGCGTTGAAGGCATCGACCGTCTCGTTGTCATAGACCTTGTACGCAGAGCCGAGCTGCCGTGCCGAGACTGGATCGCACCCTGCGCCGAACAAAAGCTTCATCTGCTCGGCGGTGACGATGTCGTCGGGCTCCAACCCGTCGATCCCGACCAGCCCGCTGCCGACCCACCGCCCAGGCGCCTCGCCCTTCGCCGAGTAGTAGTCGGCCAGCGGCATCGACCCGAGTTCGGTCGAGTCGGCAGCGGCGACCTGCCGCGTCAGGTACTCGTACCCCGACCCGGCGGACAGCTTCTGCAGCGTCATCGTCACACCCCTCAAGGCCGGACCCGGCGCGCGAGTGGCCACGTCGGGCGGGACCAATGAAATAGGTGTGTGGTGAAGGAGAGGGGAGAGCGGAGAGTGGGGGCAGAGGGCAGGAAGGAGGGAAGGAAGGGGAGAAGAAGAGCAGGAGGCAGGATGAAGGCGAGGAGAGGGATAGGACGCGGGAAGGAGTAGAGGAAATGGAGTCGAGCCCGTCCTCCGGGGAGGTCATCGCCCGGATCGCGCCTCAGAGCCTCGGGTCGACGGGCTCCGACTCCAAAGCAAGAACTGCGAACACCGACTGGTGCACCTTCCACAGCGGCTCGTGGTCGACGAAGGCGGTGAGTGCCTCCAGTCCCAGCCCGTGCTCTCGCTGCGCGAGTTGGCGCTTCTTGCCCAAGTTCCTGTCGCGCAGTACGTCGAGCGAGTCGGTGTAGTCGGGTCCGTAGATAATTCGGAGGTACTCCCGGCCACGCACCTTGATGCCGGGCTGAATGCGCCCCTCGGTCAGGTGGGCAGGCTTAACGACCATGCCCTCGCCTCCGGTAGCAGTCATGTCGAGCCACCACAGCGTTGCCGCGTCTCTATCTTCCCGCGACGCGAGATCGACGAAGCGGTGACGCGTGGGGGTGATCAGGCCGCCCTTCAGCTTGGCGAGCTCGGCAAGGTGCCACTCGTGCGATTCGGTGAGTGCCAGGGTGCGGCCCTCGGACGCGAGGATCTGGAACGGCGCCAGCGTCACCCCTTCAAGCCCGTTGGTTGGACGGACATAGGCCGCATAGGCGTCACGGAACGCTTCAGCGTTGGCGAACCGGCCCTTCGTCTTGGCTGCAAGATCGCCCACGTCGAGGCCGCGCTTCTCCGCCTGCTCCAGGACCGCCAGTGCTTCGGGAAGGACGTGGCGCGCGGCTGCGCCGACCGAGGCGTACTGCGATTTGATGAGATCAATCGCCTTCGCCGACCACGGCAACAATTCGCAGTCGAGAGCCAGCCAGTCGGTGTCGAGCGACTCGAACAGCGGAGCTGCCGTATCCCGAAGCTGGTCGACCAACGCTGTTGTGTCCGCGAAGAAGGGTCGGCCCGTGCGGGTGTAGACGACACCGGTCAATCCGTCGCTGACCCCGAAGCGACGCTCAGCAGCGTCGGTGTCCTTGGCGATGACGGCGATCGCTCGGGAGCCCATGTGCTTCTCTTCGCACACGACGCGGGTCACGCCCCATCCGGCGTATTCGTTGAACGCCTGATCGGGGTGCTCCAGGAATCCGTCGAGCTTGGACGTCGCGACCGGCGACATCGTCGGCGGCAGGTAGATGAGCCAGCGTGGGTCGACCGCAAAGCGACTCATCACCTCAAGTGCTGCCGCAGCGTTCTCCTCAGGGATCTTCACCTTGCCGGCTTGAGTGGTTTCGAGCCAGCGCGTGCCCGCGACGTCATCGATCTTGAACACTGACGGCTCGCGGTCAGGGATCGAGGAGGCGAGGGGTCGGACCGGCTCGTACCACTCCTGCTCAGCCGGGACCGAGACGAGCTCGCGTTCCGGGTAACGCAGGGCTGTCAATGAGCCACCGAAGACGACACCAGTGTCGAGGCAGATCGTGTTGTTGATCCATTCCGCCTTCGGCACGGGCGTGTGGCCGTAGACCACCATCGCCTGGCCTCGGTACTCCTGTGCCCATGGGTAGCGGACCGGGAAACCGTACTCATCGGTCTCGCCAGATGTGTCCCCGTAGAGCGCGAAGGAACGTACGCGACCGGAGGAACGACCGTGATAGGCCTCCTTGAGGCCGGCGTGGGCCACGACGAGCTTTCCGTCGTCTAGAACGAAGTGGCTGATCAGCCCGTCCATGAAGTCGAGCACACTCTTGCGGAACTCGGCTGATTCGGTCTCCATCTGGGCCAGAGACTCTGCGAGCCCATGCGAGACGGTCACCTTGGAACCCCGCAGCGCCCGGACGAGCTTCGCCTCGTGGTTACCGGAGACGCACAACGCGTTCCCCGACCTGACCATGCCCATGACCAGGCGGAGCACGCCGGGTGTGTCCGGGCCGCGGTCGACGAGATCGCCCACAAAAACAGCCTGGCGTCCCTCCGGGTGCGAAGCGCCGACTGCACCATCGCCGTCGTACTCGATCTCCCAACCGAGTGTGGTGAGCAATGTGCGTAGCTCGGATGCGCAGCCGTGGATGTCGCCGAAGATGTCGAACGGACCATGGACATCGGTGCGGTCGTTCCACGGCCGCTCGCGCACGATCTCGGCTGACTCGAGTTGCTCGGTTCCGCGCAGGACGTGCACCCGGCGGAAGCCTTCCTTGTTCAGTCGCTTGAGTGACCGCTTCAGGTCGCGGTGCTGACGAGACACGACATGGCTGCCGAAGTCACGGTCGGGTCGCTGAGTGTTGCGCTCGACGGCCACTGATTCCGGGACGTCGATCACGATGGCGTCGACGAGAACATCGTGGCTCTTGGCCAGTCTGATCAGCGAGGCTCTTGAGGCCTGCTGAACGTTGGTGGCGTCGACGACCGTCAGAAGTCCTCGCCGCAGCCGTGTACCGACGATGTAGTTGAGGACGTCGAACGCATCCGGTGTGGCTGACTGGTCGTTCTCGTCGTCGGCCACAAGCCCACGGCAGAAGTCGCTGGAGACTACTTCCGTCGGCTTGAAGTGAGTACGCGCAAAGGTCGACTTTCCGCTTCCGGAGACGCCAACCAGGACAATCAGCCCCATCGCTGGAACGGTGACTTGGCTCTTCTCAAGTGCCTCAGTCATCACTGCCTCCGGCCTTCGTGAAGATCGCCATCTGAGTGGGCGTCCCGAAGGTTTCGTCTAGATCGCCGATCCCACGTCGTTCGACGGCGTAGCCGTGTGTCTGGGCGACGCGGTCCGACCATTCGGCGAATTGCTCACGAGTCCATTCGAAACGGTGGTCCGGATGGCGCCTGCCGACGAGGGTTTCGTACAACACGTTGTACTCACAGTTCGG includes:
- the mobF gene encoding MobF family relaxase produces the protein MTLQKLSAGSGYEYLTRQVAAADSTELGSMPLADYYSAKGEAPGRWVGSGLVGIDGLEPDDIVTAEQMKLLFGAGCDPVSARQLGSAYKVYDNETVDAFNARVDELLSHTTHPTHADRADARATAGQEFFVAENGHEPATSRELSAAVARYSRPRQTAVAGFDLTFSPVKSVSALWAVAPPEVATQVEQAHQAAVADALAFIEEHALFTREGKDGARQVETRGLIAASFAHRDSRAGDPDLHTHVAVANKVQTKQGKWLSIYGRVLHQHVVAASETYNTALEGHLVEALGVLFAERSGVDREKRPIREIVGVDRGLCEAWSRRRADIVARQRELTREFRDAHGRTPTPVEAVALAQQANLETRQAKHEPRSLAEQRATWRGQAVDVLRSPHAVDRMVQAALHPKRTSPQTEVSTSWVREMAERVLGELEAHRATWESWHVYAEVQRQIRGTDLSPGPMAEAVGWVVDEVSELTINLTPELDPISEPEGLRRSDGTSVYRHTGRDHFTTTRVLDAEARVIEAAGSIDAVAWSTDDVELAILASHLDGTELNAGQEGLVRELATSGRRVQLALAPAGAGKTIAMRVLAGVWTEAGANALGLTTSAAAAAALRDATGMPCETLAKLVHDLDARPDSPLAAAIGPETLLVLDEAGMADTITLDRVITFAIERGATVRLIGDDQQLAAIGAGGVLRDIARTHGAVRLDEVVRFDDPVEAEASLALRDGDRGALGYYLDLERIHVGDHCAVTDEVFDAWQSEQAAGRDCLMLAPTHELVRELNQRARATRLGEATVGDEVRLRDGTCASVGDVVLTRRNDRRLGVSSTDWVKNGDRWIVTDIRDGILTVRHRDSKLTSVLPAEYVANHLELGYASTVHTAQGLTADVMHGVITGDETRQLLYTMLTRGRAENHVHVVADDLSDEREFELPGITEQLTVVEILERVLANDGAAVSATTTRQVAATPEARLYDAATRYADSVALATQKVLSAGDEEAGAWGPLAWLPHIPVEVADHPGWGPYLTARKALVSSLATEVRDRADATLPGWLDAYDDVLTPDLRGDIAVWRAAQGIAADERTVAGPPPDDDRAASYRRRLLSVVNGRYDETVRVWERRVVQYVGRADESTLDLARELGRLRRQGHDPERLLRSAMASPLPQEHRTSALAYRIRKQLAPRRRRPEPVGIEQRRPAPTTPAPGIGI
- a CDS encoding polynucleotide kinase-phosphatase; amino-acid sequence: MTEALEKSQVTVPAMGLIVLVGVSGSGKSTFARTHFKPTEVVSSDFCRGLVADDENDQSATPDAFDVLNYIVGTRLRRGLLTVVDATNVQQASRASLIRLAKSHDVLVDAIVIDVPESVAVERNTQRPDRDFGSHVVSRQHRDLKRSLKRLNKEGFRRVHVLRGTEQLESAEIVRERPWNDRTDVHGPFDIFGDIHGCASELRTLLTTLGWEIEYDGDGAVGASHPEGRQAVFVGDLVDRGPDTPGVLRLVMGMVRSGNALCVSGNHEAKLVRALRGSKVTVSHGLAESLAQMETESAEFRKSVLDFMDGLISHFVLDDGKLVVAHAGLKEAYHGRSSGRVRSFALYGDTSGETDEYGFPVRYPWAQEYRGQAMVVYGHTPVPKAEWINNTICLDTGVVFGGSLTALRYPERELVSVPAEQEWYEPVRPLASSIPDREPSVFKIDDVAGTRWLETTQAGKVKIPEENAAAALEVMSRFAVDPRWLIYLPPTMSPVATSKLDGFLEHPDQAFNEYAGWGVTRVVCEEKHMGSRAIAVIAKDTDAAERRFGVSDGLTGVVYTRTGRPFFADTTALVDQLRDTAAPLFESLDTDWLALDCELLPWSAKAIDLIKSQYASVGAAARHVLPEALAVLEQAEKRGLDVGDLAAKTKGRFANAEAFRDAYAAYVRPTNGLEGVTLAPFQILASEGRTLALTESHEWHLAELAKLKGGLITPTRHRFVDLASREDRDAATLWWLDMTATGGEGMVVKPAHLTEGRIQPGIKVRGREYLRIIYGPDYTDSLDVLRDRNLGKKRQLAQREHGLGLEALTAFVDHEPLWKVHQSVFAVLALESEPVDPRL